A genome region from Pseudomonas anguilliseptica includes the following:
- the tnpC gene encoding IS66 family transposase, translating to MISVPETLPDDPAALKQLLAEVLSSAQELAKDKDGQIERLREQNALLIQRLFGRKSEQSSDPDSPQLEMFNEAESLAEAAAEAPAAEVEEEVVAPTKRRGKRKPLPAELPRVEVIHELPEHELTCECGCRKQAIGEETSEQLEIIPMQVQVIRHIRKTYACKACESAPVTADKPAQLIEKSLASPSVLAMLLTSKYADGIPLYRFEKMLSRHGIDIPRQTLARWVIQCGELLQPLLNLMRDRLLDSPVIHCDETRVQVLKEPGRDPSSHSWMWVQTGGPPGKPVILFDYTTSRAQEVPLRLLDGYRGYLMTDDYAGYNAVAAQQGVERLACWAHARRKFVEAQKVQPKGKTGRADIALGMINKLYGIERELKDASDEQRYRGRQQHSLPLLDQLKTWLEKTQPQVTAQNALGKAVNYLASNWSRLERYIEAGHLPIDNNAAERAIRPFVIGRKNWLFSDTPKGATASAQLYSLVETAKTNGQEPYAWLRHVLERLPLANSVEAYEALLPWNCQPTTPL from the coding sequence ATGATTTCTGTGCCCGAAACCCTTCCTGATGACCCCGCCGCGCTCAAGCAATTGCTCGCTGAGGTGTTGTCGTCGGCGCAGGAATTGGCCAAGGACAAGGATGGGCAGATCGAGCGCCTGCGCGAACAAAACGCGCTGTTGATCCAGCGCCTGTTCGGCCGTAAATCCGAGCAGAGCAGCGACCCGGATTCACCGCAGCTAGAGATGTTCAACGAAGCGGAAAGCCTGGCCGAAGCGGCGGCTGAAGCTCCGGCCGCTGAGGTCGAGGAAGAAGTCGTTGCGCCGACCAAGCGCCGCGGCAAGCGCAAGCCGTTACCGGCCGAACTACCGCGTGTCGAGGTCATCCACGAACTGCCCGAACACGAACTGACCTGCGAATGCGGTTGCCGCAAGCAGGCCATCGGCGAAGAAACCAGCGAGCAGCTGGAAATCATCCCGATGCAGGTTCAGGTGATCCGCCACATTCGCAAGACCTATGCCTGCAAGGCCTGCGAAAGCGCGCCGGTCACCGCTGACAAGCCGGCCCAACTGATCGAGAAAAGCCTGGCCAGCCCGAGCGTGCTGGCGATGCTGCTGACCAGCAAATACGCCGACGGCATCCCACTGTATCGCTTCGAAAAGATGCTCAGTCGCCATGGCATCGACATCCCCCGGCAGACCCTGGCGCGCTGGGTGATCCAGTGCGGCGAACTGCTACAACCGTTGCTCAACCTGATGCGCGACAGGCTGCTGGACAGTCCGGTGATCCACTGCGATGAAACCCGCGTGCAGGTGCTCAAGGAGCCTGGGCGCGATCCGAGCAGCCACTCCTGGATGTGGGTGCAGACCGGTGGCCCGCCTGGCAAACCGGTGATCCTCTTCGACTACACAACCAGCCGCGCGCAGGAGGTGCCGCTGCGCCTGCTCGACGGTTATCGCGGCTACCTGATGACCGACGATTACGCCGGCTACAACGCCGTGGCCGCACAACAAGGTGTTGAGCGCCTGGCCTGCTGGGCGCATGCGCGGCGCAAGTTCGTCGAAGCGCAAAAGGTGCAACCGAAGGGCAAAACCGGGCGTGCCGACATCGCGTTGGGGATGATCAACAAGCTCTACGGCATCGAGCGCGAACTTAAGGATGCCAGCGATGAACAGCGCTACCGGGGCCGCCAGCAGCACAGCCTACCGCTCCTCGATCAGCTCAAGACCTGGCTGGAGAAAACCCAGCCGCAGGTCACGGCGCAGAATGCCCTGGGCAAAGCAGTGAACTACCTGGCGAGCAACTGGAGCCGACTCGAACGCTACATCGAGGCTGGCCACCTGCCGATCGATAACAACGCTGCCGAGCGCGCGATCCGGCCCTTCGTCATAGGTCGCAAGAACTGGCTGTTCAGCGACACGCCGAAAGGCGCGACCGCCAGCGCCCAACTCTACAGCCTGGTGGAAACCGCCAAGACCAATGGCCAGGAGCCCTACGCCTGGCTGCGCCATGTCCTCGAACGCCTGCCGCTGGCCAACAGCGTTGAAGCCTACGAAGCGCTGCTGCCTTGGAACTGCCAACCAACGACGCCACTGTAA
- a CDS encoding dihydroorotase, protein MRMRILEARVIDPSSGFDQQTDLYIEGGKIIAIGQAPTGFVAEQSIEAQGLVAAPGLVDLNVALREPGYSRKGSIATETLAAAAGGVTSLCCPPFTKPVLDTPTVAELILDRAREAGHTKVFPIGALSKGLEGEQLAELVALRDAGCVAFGNGLNSFRNNRTLRRALEYAATFDLTVIFHSQDHDLAEGGLAHEGATASFLGLPGIPETAETVALARDLLLVEQTGVRAHFSQLTSARGAQLVADAQARGLPVTADVALYQLILTDEALSDFSSLYHVQPPLRTTDDRGGLRAAVKSGVISAISSHHQPHERDAKLAPFGATEPGISSVQLLLPLALSLVQDGLLDLPTLLARLSAGPAQALRLPAGKLSVGAPADLLLFDPQASTLAGETWYSKGANCPFIGHCLPGAVRYTLVDGHISYQA, encoded by the coding sequence ATGCGTATGCGTATCCTCGAGGCCCGGGTGATCGACCCCAGCAGCGGCTTCGATCAGCAGACTGATCTGTACATCGAAGGCGGCAAAATCATCGCCATCGGCCAGGCTCCGACCGGTTTCGTCGCCGAACAGAGCATCGAAGCCCAGGGCCTTGTTGCCGCGCCTGGCCTGGTCGACCTTAACGTCGCCCTGCGCGAGCCGGGTTACAGCCGCAAAGGCAGCATCGCCACGGAAACCCTGGCGGCGGCCGCCGGCGGTGTGACCAGCCTGTGCTGCCCACCCTTTACCAAACCGGTGCTGGATACTCCGACCGTGGCCGAACTGATTCTCGACCGCGCCCGCGAGGCCGGACACACCAAGGTGTTCCCGATTGGAGCCCTGAGCAAAGGCCTGGAAGGCGAGCAGCTGGCCGAACTGGTCGCGCTGCGCGACGCCGGTTGCGTGGCTTTCGGCAACGGCCTGAACAGCTTCCGTAACAATCGCACCCTGCGCCGCGCCCTGGAATATGCTGCGACTTTCGACCTGACGGTGATCTTCCACTCCCAGGACCATGACCTGGCCGAGGGCGGCCTGGCCCACGAAGGTGCAACGGCGAGTTTCCTCGGCCTGCCGGGCATTCCCGAAACGGCCGAGACGGTGGCCCTGGCCCGCGACCTGCTGTTGGTTGAGCAGACCGGCGTGCGTGCGCACTTCAGCCAGCTGACCAGCGCTCGCGGCGCCCAGCTGGTCGCCGATGCTCAGGCCCGTGGCCTGCCAGTCACGGCTGATGTGGCGCTGTACCAGCTGATCCTCACCGATGAGGCGCTGAGCGACTTCTCCAGCCTGTACCACGTACAACCGCCGCTGCGCACAACTGATGACCGCGGCGGCCTGCGTGCCGCCGTGAAAAGCGGGGTGATCTCGGCCATTTCCAGCCACCACCAGCCGCATGAGCGCGACGCCAAGCTGGCGCCCTTCGGCGCCACCGAACCGGGCATCAGCAGCGTACAACTGCTGCTACCGCTGGCCCTGAGCCTGGTGCAGGACGGTCTGCTCGACCTGCCGACCCTGCTCGCTCGTCTGAGTGCAGGCCCAGCGCAGGCGCTGCGCCTGCCGGCTGGCAAACTGAGCGTGGGCGCACCCGCCGATCTGCTGCTGTTTGACCCACAAGCCTCGACCCTGGCCGGCGAAACCTGGTATTCGAAAGGTGCCAACTGCCCATTTATCGGCCACTGCCTGCCGGGCGCCGTGCGTTACACCTTGGTGGATGGACATATCAGCTACCAGGCGTGA
- a CDS encoding aspartate carbamoyltransferase catalytic subunit, with product MTTIAAKRPLQLNDQGQLRHFLSLDGLPRELLTEILDTADSFLEVGARAVKKVPLLRGKTVCNVFFENSTRTRTTFELAAQRLSADVISLNVSTSSTSKGETLFDTLRNLEAMAADIFVVRHADSGAAHFIAEHVCPNLAIINGGDGRHAHPTQGMLDMLTIRRHKGGFENLSVAIVGDILHSRVARSNMLALKTLGCPDIRVIAPKTLLPVGIEQYGVTVYSDMTAGLKDVDVVIMLRLQRERMTGGLLPSEGEFYRLFGLTEERLKLAKPDALVMHPGPINRGVEIESAVADGPQSVILNQVTYGIAVRMAVLSMAMSGQTAQRQLNQDAEEQN from the coding sequence ATGACGACCATAGCCGCCAAGCGCCCGCTGCAGCTGAATGACCAAGGCCAACTCCGCCACTTCCTGTCCCTCGACGGCCTGCCACGCGAGCTGCTGACGGAGATCCTCGACACCGCCGACTCCTTCCTCGAAGTCGGCGCCCGCGCGGTGAAGAAAGTCCCGCTGCTGCGCGGCAAGACCGTGTGCAACGTGTTCTTCGAGAACTCCACACGCACCCGCACCACCTTCGAGCTGGCGGCCCAGCGCCTGTCAGCCGACGTGATCAGCCTCAATGTATCGACCAGTTCGACCAGCAAGGGCGAAACCCTGTTCGACACCCTGCGCAATCTGGAAGCCATGGCTGCCGACATCTTCGTCGTGCGCCACGCCGACTCCGGTGCCGCACACTTTATCGCCGAGCACGTGTGCCCCAACCTGGCGATCATCAACGGCGGCGACGGCCGTCACGCCCACCCGACCCAGGGCATGCTCGACATGCTGACGATTCGGCGGCACAAGGGCGGTTTCGAGAACCTCTCGGTAGCCATCGTCGGCGACATCCTGCACTCGCGGGTAGCCCGCTCGAACATGCTGGCGCTGAAGACCCTTGGCTGCCCGGACATTCGCGTGATCGCGCCGAAAACCCTGCTGCCGGTTGGCATCGAGCAATACGGAGTGACCGTCTACAGCGACATGACCGCTGGCCTCAAGGACGTCGACGTGGTGATCATGCTGCGCCTGCAGCGTGAGCGCATGACCGGCGGCCTACTGCCCAGTGAAGGCGAGTTTTACCGCCTGTTCGGCCTGACTGAGGAGCGCCTCAAGCTGGCCAAACCGGATGCCCTGGTGATGCATCCGGGCCCGATCAACCGCGGCGTGGAAATCGAATCGGCGGTGGCCGACGGCCCGCAGTCGGTGATTCTCAACCAGGTCACCTACGGCATCGCCGTGCGCATGGCCGTGCTGTCCATGGCCATGAGCGGGCAGACCGCGCAGCGCCAACTCAATCAAGATGCCGAGGAGCAGAACTGA
- the pyrR gene encoding bifunctional pyr operon transcriptional regulator/uracil phosphoribosyltransferase PyrR: protein MSLPNPAELLPQMAAALTGHLNQRQISEPRFIGIRTGGVWVAQALLEALGRDDALGILDVSFYRDDFTQNGLHPQVQPSELPFEIEGQHLVLIDDVLMSGRTIRAALNELFDYGRPASVTLVSLLDLNARELPIRPDVVGATLSLAADQRVKLSGPTPLTLELQTLAH from the coding sequence ATGAGCTTACCCAACCCGGCCGAACTGCTACCGCAAATGGCCGCGGCCCTGACCGGCCACCTGAATCAGCGGCAGATCAGCGAACCGCGCTTTATTGGCATCCGCACCGGCGGCGTCTGGGTTGCCCAGGCGCTGCTGGAAGCCCTAGGCCGCGACGACGCGCTGGGCATCCTCGATGTGTCCTTCTACCGTGACGACTTCACCCAGAATGGCCTGCATCCGCAGGTGCAGCCGTCCGAGCTGCCGTTCGAGATCGAAGGCCAGCACCTAGTGCTGATCGATGACGTGCTGATGAGTGGCCGTACCATCCGCGCCGCGCTCAACGAGCTGTTCGATTACGGCCGCCCGGCCAGCGTGACCCTGGTCAGCCTGCTTGACCTGAATGCCCGCGAGCTGCCGATTCGCCCGGATGTGGTCGGTGCCACGCTGTCGCTGGCAGCGGATCAGCGGGTAAAATTGTCCGGCCCCACGCCGCTGACCCTCGAACTCCAGACGCTTGCCCACTGA
- the ruvX gene encoding Holliday junction resolvase RuvX, whose product MAEANPKPLRLLLGFDYGSKQIGVAVGQVITGQARGLCILKAQNGVPDWQKVEALIKEWQPDAIVVGLPLNMDGTKSEMSDRAEKFARRLNGRFNLPVHTHDERLTTYEAKGQRLQQGQNSGYRERPVDALAAALLLQGWLEENCLG is encoded by the coding sequence ATGGCCGAGGCGAATCCAAAACCGCTGCGCCTGCTGCTGGGCTTCGATTACGGCAGCAAACAGATCGGCGTTGCCGTCGGCCAGGTGATCACCGGCCAGGCCCGCGGGCTGTGCATCCTCAAGGCGCAGAACGGCGTGCCGGACTGGCAGAAAGTCGAGGCGCTGATCAAGGAATGGCAGCCGGACGCCATAGTCGTCGGCCTGCCGCTGAACATGGATGGCACGAAAAGCGAGATGAGCGACCGCGCCGAGAAATTCGCCCGCCGCCTTAACGGCCGCTTCAACCTGCCCGTGCACACCCACGACGAACGCCTGACCACCTACGAGGCCAAGGGCCAGCGCTTGCAACAGGGACAGAACAGCGGCTACCGCGAACGCCCGGTCGACGCACTGGCCGCCGCCTTACTCCTGCAAGGTTGGCTTGAAGAAAATTGCCTGGGCTGA
- a CDS encoding YqgE/AlgH family protein → MKDASPSYLKHHFLIAMPHMADPHFAQTVTYLIDHNEHGAMGLVINKPNGLNLADVLEQLRPDDEPPVLCQSLPIFTGGPVQTDRGFVLHPSGPQFQATLELGELGLSTSQDVLFAIADGTGPEKYLITLGYAGWEAGQLEAELTDNAWLTCPADHAILFDLPFDQRLNAAAARLGVNLSLLTSQAGHA, encoded by the coding sequence ATGAAAGACGCCAGCCCCAGCTACCTCAAGCACCACTTCCTGATTGCCATGCCGCACATGGCCGATCCGCATTTTGCGCAGACCGTCACCTACCTGATTGATCACAACGAACACGGGGCCATGGGCCTGGTGATCAACAAACCCAACGGCCTCAACCTGGCTGACGTACTCGAACAATTGCGTCCGGATGACGAGCCGCCCGTGCTTTGCCAGAGCTTACCGATCTTCACCGGCGGCCCGGTACAAACCGATCGCGGCTTTGTCCTGCACCCCAGCGGCCCGCAGTTTCAGGCCACTCTGGAGCTGGGCGAACTGGGCCTGTCGACCTCTCAAGACGTGCTGTTCGCCATTGCCGATGGCACAGGCCCGGAGAAATATCTGATCACCCTCGGCTATGCCGGCTGGGAGGCCGGGCAGCTGGAAGCCGAGCTGACCGACAACGCCTGGCTGACCTGCCCGGCTGACCACGCCATCCTCTTCGACCTGCCTTTCGACCAGCGTCTTAACGCCGCGGCTGCGCGCCTGGGCGTCAACCTCAGCCTGCTTACCTCACAAGCCGGACACGCTTGA
- a CDS encoding energy transducer TonB → MNAAAQLPELSSAGVQPADRLGFTLFLAAVLHAALILGLGFTLAEPSQISKTLEITLSTFKSEEKPKEADFLAQDNQQGSGTLEHKAAPKTTEQALFQDSEVKRITPPTSPQQPAVRQQAPKAAVATRAPQQQKTPVKREEAKPTPQARPAPVFDSAQLSSEIASLEAELAQEVQQYAKRPKIHRLNAASTMRDKGAWYKDEWRKKVERVGNLNYPDEARRQGIYGSLRLLVSINRDGTLYEVQVLESSGQRLLDQAALRIVRLAAPFAPFTADLADVDRLEIIRTWRFERGDRLSSN, encoded by the coding sequence ATGAACGCAGCAGCCCAACTCCCTGAACTTTCCAGCGCCGGCGTACAGCCGGCTGACCGCCTGGGCTTTACCCTGTTTCTCGCTGCGGTGCTGCACGCTGCACTGATCCTCGGCCTGGGCTTTACCCTGGCCGAGCCGAGCCAGATCAGCAAAACCCTGGAAATCACCCTGTCCACCTTCAAGAGCGAAGAAAAGCCCAAAGAGGCCGATTTCCTCGCCCAAGACAACCAACAAGGCAGTGGCACTCTGGAACATAAGGCCGCACCGAAAACCACCGAGCAGGCACTGTTTCAGGACAGCGAAGTCAAGCGCATCACCCCGCCGACCTCGCCGCAACAGCCAGCAGTACGCCAGCAAGCACCGAAAGCCGCCGTCGCCACCCGCGCCCCACAGCAGCAGAAAACCCCGGTAAAGCGCGAAGAAGCCAAGCCAACGCCGCAGGCCCGACCGGCACCGGTGTTCGACAGCGCTCAGTTGTCGTCGGAGATCGCCAGCCTGGAGGCCGAGCTGGCTCAGGAAGTTCAGCAATACGCCAAGCGCCCGAAGATTCACCGCCTCAACGCTGCCTCAACCATGCGCGACAAAGGCGCCTGGTACAAAGACGAATGGCGCAAGAAGGTCGAGCGGGTCGGCAACCTGAATTACCCCGATGAAGCACGCCGCCAGGGCATCTACGGCAGCCTGCGCCTGCTGGTGTCGATCAACCGCGACGGCACCCTGTACGAAGTGCAGGTGCTGGAATCCTCCGGCCAGCGCCTGCTCGATCAGGCCGCCCTGCGCATCGTGCGCCTGGCCGCGCCGTTCGCCCCGTTTACCGCCGACCTGGCCGATGTCGACCGCCTGGAAATCATCCGAACCTGGCGTTTCGAGCGCGGCGACCGTCTGTCGAGCAACTGA
- the gshB gene encoding glutathione synthase, which yields MSVRLGIVMDPIAQIAFKKDSSLAMLLTAQARGWTLFYMEQKDLYQTKGEARARLSELSVYNDPQRWFELGNEHDIALSELDVILMRKDPPFDNEFVYSTYLLEQAEQAGVLVVNRPQSLRDCNEKYFATQFSQYTPPTVVSRRADILREFAKEQRDIILKPLDGMGGSMIFRHREGDPNLSVILETLTNHGQQQIMAQGYLPEIKDGDKRILMIDGEPVPYCLARIPAAGETRGNLAAGGRGEARPLSERDREIAAAVGPTLREKGLLFVGLDVIGEHLTEINVTSPTCIREIDAAFDTRIGEQLMNKIAEKLNARSAS from the coding sequence ATGAGCGTCCGCCTCGGCATTGTCATGGACCCCATCGCCCAGATCGCATTCAAGAAGGACAGTTCGCTGGCCATGTTGCTGACCGCCCAAGCGCGCGGCTGGACCCTCTTCTATATGGAGCAGAAAGATCTTTACCAAACCAAGGGCGAAGCACGCGCTCGACTTTCAGAGCTTAGCGTATACAACGACCCTCAGCGCTGGTTCGAACTGGGTAACGAGCACGATATCGCATTAAGCGAGCTGGACGTGATCCTGATGCGCAAGGATCCGCCCTTCGATAACGAGTTTGTCTACTCCACCTACTTGCTGGAACAAGCCGAGCAAGCGGGCGTTCTGGTGGTCAACCGCCCGCAAAGTCTGCGCGACTGCAATGAAAAGTACTTTGCCACCCAGTTCAGCCAATACACTCCGCCGACCGTGGTCAGCCGTAGGGCCGACATTCTGCGCGAGTTTGCCAAAGAGCAGCGTGACATCATTCTCAAACCCCTCGATGGAATGGGCGGATCGATGATATTTCGTCACCGCGAAGGCGATCCAAACCTTTCCGTGATTCTCGAGACCCTGACCAACCATGGCCAGCAGCAGATCATGGCCCAAGGTTACCTGCCCGAAATCAAGGATGGTGACAAGCGCATCCTGATGATCGACGGCGAGCCGGTGCCTTATTGCCTGGCACGCATTCCAGCGGCAGGCGAAACCCGCGGCAACCTTGCCGCCGGCGGCCGCGGCGAAGCCCGACCGCTGAGCGAGCGCGACCGTGAAATCGCGGCCGCAGTCGGCCCAACCCTGCGTGAGAAAGGCCTGCTGTTTGTCGGCCTGGACGTGATCGGTGAGCACCTGACCGAGATCAACGTGACCAGCCCGACCTGCATCCGCGAGATCGACGCTGCTTTCGATACACGTATCGGCGAGCAGCTGATGAACAAGATTGCCGAGAAGCTCAATGCGCGCAGTGCTTCATAG
- the pilG gene encoding twitching motility response regulator PilG, whose amino-acid sequence MEQHSEGLRVMVIDDSKTIRRTAETLLKKVGCEVITAVDGFDALAKIADTHPSIIFVDIMMPRLDGYQTCVLIKNNSAFKSTPVIMLSSKDGLFDKAKGRIVGSDQYLTKPFSKEELLGAIKAHVPDFVPVEQAS is encoded by the coding sequence ATGGAACAGCATTCCGAGGGTTTGAGGGTGATGGTGATCGACGATTCGAAAACGATTCGTCGTACCGCGGAAACCCTGCTGAAAAAGGTGGGCTGCGAGGTGATTACTGCAGTTGACGGCTTCGATGCTTTGGCAAAGATCGCCGATACCCATCCGAGCATCATCTTTGTCGACATTATGATGCCGCGGCTCGATGGCTATCAGACCTGTGTCTTGATCAAGAACAACAGCGCTTTCAAATCCACTCCGGTGATCATGCTGTCTTCCAAAGACGGTCTGTTCGACAAAGCCAAAGGGCGCATTGTCGGTTCCGATCAATACCTGACCAAACCCTTCAGTAAAGAAGAGCTGCTCGGTGCGATCAAAGCCCATGTGCCTGACTTTGTACCGGTGGAACAAGCGTCCTGA
- the pilH gene encoding twitching motility response regulator PilH has protein sequence MARILIVDDSPTEMYKLTAMLEKHGHQVLKAENGADGVALARQEKPDAVLMDIVMPGLNGFQATRQLTKDADTSHIPVIIVTTKDQETDRVWGKRQGAKDYLTKPVDEETLVKTLNAVLAG, from the coding sequence ATGGCTCGAATTCTGATTGTTGATGACTCGCCGACTGAAATGTACAAACTGACCGCCATGCTGGAAAAGCACGGCCATCAGGTACTCAAGGCGGAAAATGGTGCCGACGGCGTTGCTCTGGCTCGCCAGGAAAAGCCCGACGCCGTGCTGATGGATATCGTCATGCCGGGCCTCAATGGCTTCCAGGCGACCCGTCAGCTGACCAAGGATGCGGACACCAGCCACATTCCGGTGATTATCGTCACCACCAAGGATCAGGAAACCGACAGGGTTTGGGGTAAGCGCCAGGGTGCGAAGGATTACCTGACCAAGCCGGTTGATGAAGAAACCCTGGTTAAAACCTTGAATGCGGTATTGGCCGGTTAA
- a CDS encoding chemotaxis protein CheW — protein sequence MSDAQTPFQTLQDIDRLCRSLAAGLPSQQAVVQTWSGIGFRMGERFFVAPMGEVGEVLHEPRHTLLPGVKNWVKGVANVRGRLLPVMDLCGFFGNELSPLRKKRRVLVVDHQEVFAGLAVDEVFGMQHFPVDTFSEQLPPLEASIAPFIHGVFQREQPWLVFSPHALAQNPGFLDVAY from the coding sequence ATGTCGGACGCGCAAACACCTTTTCAAACCCTCCAGGATATCGACAGGCTCTGTCGTTCACTGGCTGCTGGCTTGCCTTCGCAGCAAGCGGTTGTGCAGACCTGGAGCGGCATCGGTTTTCGTATGGGCGAGCGTTTTTTTGTCGCGCCCATGGGCGAAGTTGGCGAGGTGTTGCATGAGCCGCGCCATACCCTGTTGCCTGGTGTGAAAAACTGGGTCAAAGGCGTGGCCAACGTGCGTGGTCGCCTACTGCCGGTGATGGACCTGTGTGGGTTCTTCGGCAATGAGCTGTCGCCACTGCGCAAGAAGCGCCGAGTGCTGGTGGTCGACCACCAAGAAGTCTTTGCCGGCCTTGCGGTCGATGAAGTATTTGGCATGCAGCATTTTCCTGTGGATACCTTCTCCGAGCAGTTGCCACCGCTCGAGGCGTCCATAGCACCTTTTATCCACGGAGTATTTCAACGTGAACAGCCCTGGTTGGTGTTCAGCCCACACGCGCTGGCCCAGAACCCGGGTTTTCTCGACGTGGCGTATTAA